In Haloterrigena turkmenica DSM 5511, a single genomic region encodes these proteins:
- a CDS encoding phosphorylase family protein, with translation MTASDDTLSTPRDPDPDDPVAPAALVLTAAFEDPLDERRPWLERYELTDALEIPGTDTPVYLTDAGIAVTTTGIGKSDAATTVTALLATPGIDLESAYVVSCGIAGSSPETAALGSVAVADAVVDWDRKHRWDHGSVDDAGELDESTAIGDSTDERPIDLLAYRPRDYVHCLEEALVERALAAAGDVDLLENDDARAYQRTYPEAPDSGPTIERGTTVCGDEFWHGPRYAREVAELCEAYGVGPYVTTQMEDAATARALERFGLRDRYLSVRAVSNYDRPAPGESVTESFDGDPASLALAIDNAARVGRRVVEVLIETDPLGIGAERSA, from the coding sequence ATGACCGCCAGCGATGACACGCTCTCGACGCCGCGGGATCCTGACCCGGACGATCCCGTCGCCCCGGCCGCGCTGGTCCTCACCGCGGCGTTCGAGGACCCCCTCGACGAGCGCCGACCGTGGCTCGAGCGCTACGAGCTCACCGACGCCCTCGAGATTCCGGGCACCGACACGCCGGTCTACCTGACCGACGCGGGAATCGCCGTCACGACCACCGGAATCGGCAAGAGCGACGCGGCGACGACCGTTACCGCCCTGCTCGCGACCCCGGGGATCGACCTCGAATCGGCCTACGTGGTCTCCTGTGGTATCGCGGGGTCGTCGCCCGAGACCGCCGCGCTGGGGTCGGTCGCCGTCGCGGACGCGGTCGTCGACTGGGACCGAAAACACCGGTGGGATCACGGGTCGGTGGACGACGCCGGCGAACTCGACGAATCGACTGCCATCGGCGATTCCACCGATGAGCGCCCGATCGACCTGCTGGCCTACCGCCCGCGGGACTACGTCCACTGCCTCGAGGAGGCCCTCGTCGAGCGCGCGCTCGCGGCCGCCGGCGACGTCGACCTGCTCGAGAACGACGACGCTCGAGCGTACCAGCGGACGTATCCCGAAGCGCCCGATTCGGGACCGACCATCGAGCGCGGAACGACCGTCTGCGGCGACGAGTTCTGGCACGGCCCCCGCTACGCGCGGGAGGTAGCGGAGCTCTGCGAGGCCTACGGTGTCGGCCCCTACGTGACGACTCAGATGGAAGACGCCGCGACGGCGCGGGCGCTCGAGCGGTTCGGCCTGCGCGATCGGTATCTGAGCGTGCGGGCCGTCTCGAACTACGATCGCCCGGCCCCCGGCGAGTCGGTCACCGAGAGCTTCGACGGCGATCCGGCGAGTCTCGCGCTGGCGATCGACAACGCCGCCCGCGTCGGGAGGAGGGTCGTCGAGGTACTGATCGAGACGGATCCGCTCGGAATCGGCGCAGAGCGCTCCGCGTAA
- a CDS encoding DUF5789 family protein: MSDPTDRERVRELGVEFGPLAHQLNQHEYPTTCEELVEAYGSAVLGFQNGEQTLAEVLSPVPEEQFNSATEARAAIFSNVPEGAIGRKGYSDRTPPALGEQSEESDESF; the protein is encoded by the coding sequence ATGTCCGACCCAACCGATCGCGAACGCGTCAGAGAACTCGGGGTCGAATTCGGCCCCCTCGCCCACCAGCTCAATCAGCACGAGTATCCGACGACGTGCGAAGAACTGGTCGAGGCATACGGGAGCGCGGTCCTCGGGTTCCAAAACGGCGAACAGACGCTTGCGGAGGTGCTGAGCCCGGTGCCTGAAGAGCAGTTCAATTCGGCTACGGAAGCCCGTGCAGCCATCTTCAGCAACGTTCCCGAAGGCGCCATCGGACGCAAAGGCTACAGTGATCGCACGCCGCCAGCGCTCGGTGAGCAAAGCGAAGAATCGGACGAATCGTTCTGA
- a CDS encoding poly-gamma-glutamate hydrolase family protein: MTRATFRTHRLEETDTGHYTELLYDDGENDEVLVCAAHGGQVEPWTAEQAVELTARLPSASCWACLGYDDQRKPFELWHPPSSAFSPEAYPLLGEIADRGFETVVSFHGLGDDRVLVGGATDAETKRRVSDRLETAVSDPVESVSSGPYAGVSPNNFVNWLSRDGAGGLQLEQSRAVRDDERGDVVAALEALRDDGVL; the protein is encoded by the coding sequence GTGACTCGAGCGACGTTTCGGACCCACCGACTCGAGGAGACCGACACCGGCCACTACACCGAGTTACTGTACGACGACGGGGAAAACGACGAGGTACTGGTCTGTGCCGCCCACGGCGGCCAGGTCGAGCCCTGGACCGCCGAGCAGGCGGTCGAACTGACGGCGCGTCTCCCGTCCGCCAGCTGCTGGGCCTGTCTCGGCTACGACGACCAGCGGAAGCCGTTCGAGCTGTGGCATCCGCCCTCGAGCGCCTTCTCCCCCGAGGCGTATCCGCTGCTCGGCGAGATCGCCGACCGAGGCTTCGAGACGGTCGTCAGCTTCCACGGCCTCGGCGACGATCGCGTGCTCGTCGGCGGCGCCACCGACGCCGAGACGAAACGCCGCGTCAGTGACCGCCTCGAGACGGCAGTTTCGGATCCCGTCGAGTCGGTCTCCTCGGGCCCCTACGCCGGCGTCAGTCCGAACAACTTCGTCAACTGGCTCTCGCGGGACGGTGCGGGCGGCCTGCAACTCGAGCAGAGCCGGGCCGTCCGTGACGACGAGCGCGGGGACGTCGTCGCCGCCCTCGAGGCGCTCCGAGACGACGGCGTGCTCTGA